The Streptomyces sp. HSG2 genome has a segment encoding these proteins:
- a CDS encoding class I SAM-dependent methyltransferase, whose amino-acid sequence MDESEWRRFVALYHREHPGITERLLSLAETSPYGWLTDALRGSGGPVLDLACGSAPTREKLPDVDWVGMDLSAAELAEARRLGRGPLVTARADALPVGSGSVDAVCAAMCLPVLTPLPAVLAEVRRVLRPGGVLAALVPSGSGLSLSGALGWLRVMAALRAVRQPWPNPGARDGLGGVLSAAGFRVRSDERRVFPLVVESAGAAAVVVDALYLPGSTPRRSRAARRSLGRWAGPGRRLELPLRRVVAVLPSDPPRVGPDREGSS is encoded by the coding sequence ATGGACGAGTCCGAGTGGCGGCGTTTCGTCGCGCTGTACCACCGTGAGCACCCGGGAATCACCGAACGACTGCTGAGCCTGGCCGAGACGTCCCCTTACGGCTGGTTGACCGACGCGCTGCGCGGGTCCGGCGGCCCCGTCCTGGATCTCGCCTGTGGATCCGCCCCGACTCGTGAGAAGTTGCCGGACGTCGACTGGGTCGGGATGGACCTCTCGGCGGCCGAACTGGCCGAAGCCCGCCGCCTTGGACGCGGCCCGCTGGTCACTGCCCGTGCCGATGCCCTGCCCGTCGGGTCGGGGAGCGTCGACGCGGTGTGCGCGGCGATGTGCCTGCCGGTCCTCACACCGTTGCCCGCGGTCCTCGCCGAGGTCCGCCGGGTGCTCCGGCCCGGAGGGGTGCTGGCGGCCCTGGTGCCCTCCGGATCCGGCCTCTCGCTCTCCGGCGCGCTGGGATGGCTCCGGGTCATGGCCGCGCTGCGCGCCGTCCGGCAGCCGTGGCCCAACCCGGGTGCCAGGGACGGGCTGGGCGGGGTGTTGAGCGCGGCGGGGTTTCGGGTCCGCTCCGACGAGCGGCGTGTCTTCCCGCTCGTCGTCGAGTCCGCCGGGGCCGCGGCCGTCGTCGTCGACGCCCTCTACCTCCCGGGGTCCACCCCTCGGCGGTCCCGGGCGGCACGGCGCTCCCTGGGCCGCTGGGCGGGCCCGGGGCGTCGCCTGGAATTGCCGCTGCGGCGCGTGGTCGCCGTGCTTCCCTCCGACCCGCCACGGGTCGGCCCGGACCGAGAGGGGTCGTCGTGA
- a CDS encoding inositol monophosphatase family protein translates to MIEDTGTIDGFLTRHADDVEEAVREAAAREIMPRWRRLGAGEVRRKSGPHDLVTEADRQAEARLTEVLGALLPGSAVVGEEAVHADPSSYEAVRGQAPVWIVDPLDGTRQFVHGDPGFCTLVALAFRGRVLASWTYAPALDLFARAIRGSGAFLGGEPLRSGSPEPGRALRVATSHPDFTTREEKRALLGLRVRGVAPRPCGSAGLEYLAVARGELDSTAFSWEAAWDHAAGLLLVEEAGGAQMTRSGEPFRIGGGNTLPFAAARDTATARRVSGLLAKGAS, encoded by the coding sequence ATGATCGAGGACACCGGAACCATCGACGGGTTTCTCACCCGGCACGCCGACGACGTCGAGGAGGCGGTCCGCGAGGCCGCCGCGCGGGAGATCATGCCGCGTTGGCGCCGCCTGGGCGCCGGGGAGGTGCGTCGCAAGAGCGGGCCTCACGACCTCGTCACCGAGGCGGATCGGCAGGCGGAGGCGCGCCTGACCGAGGTGCTCGGGGCCCTGCTGCCCGGATCCGCGGTGGTCGGAGAGGAGGCCGTGCACGCCGATCCGTCGTCCTACGAGGCCGTTCGCGGCCAGGCCCCGGTGTGGATCGTCGACCCGCTCGACGGCACCCGACAGTTCGTCCACGGCGACCCCGGTTTCTGCACGCTGGTCGCTCTGGCGTTCCGCGGCCGGGTGCTCGCGTCCTGGACGTACGCCCCCGCACTGGATCTCTTCGCCCGCGCGATACGAGGCTCCGGGGCGTTCCTCGGAGGCGAGCCGCTCCGCTCGGGGAGCCCGGAACCGGGGCGGGCGCTGCGGGTGGCCACCTCCCACCCGGACTTCACCACGCGGGAGGAGAAGCGCGCCCTGCTGGGCCTGCGCGTTCGAGGTGTCGCGCCGAGGCCCTGCGGATCGGCGGGACTGGAGTACCTGGCGGTGGCCCGAGGCGAGCTGGACTCGACCGCGTTTTCCTGGGAGGCCGCCTGGGATCACGCCGCTGGGCTGCTTCTGGTGGAGGAGGCCGGCGGGGCGCAGATGACCCGCTCGGGTGAGCCGTTCCGCATCGGAGGCGGCAACACCCTGCCGTTCGCCGCGGCC
- a CDS encoding aspartate aminotransferase family protein yields MTRDLLGRHRAVLPDWLTLYYEDPLEITRGEGRHVWDAEGNRYLDFFGGILTTMTAHGLPEVTRAIAEQADRVVHTSTLYLNRPMVELAERIAQLSGIPDARVFFTTSGTEANDTALLLATTHRRGNTVLAMRNSYHGRSFGSVGVTGNRGWSPTSLSPLQTLYVHGGVRTRGPYAHLDDAGFIAACVDDLTDLLGQTRPPAALIAEPIQGVGGFTSPPDGLYAAFRQVLRDRGILWISDEVQTGWGRTGEHFWGWQAHARSGPPDIVTFAKGLGNGMSVGGVIARAEIMNCLDANSLSTFGGTQVTMAAALANLTHLLEHDLQGNARRVGGLLLERLRGVAAGVPHVREVRGRGLMLGVELTRPGTDEADPEAASAVLEEARSGGLLVGKGGGYGTSTLRVTPPLSLTVAEAEEGAEILARALRGL; encoded by the coding sequence GTGACCCGAGACCTGTTGGGCCGTCACCGCGCCGTCCTGCCGGACTGGCTGACCCTCTACTACGAGGATCCGCTGGAGATCACGCGCGGCGAGGGGCGCCACGTCTGGGACGCCGAGGGCAACCGCTACCTCGACTTCTTCGGCGGCATCCTGACCACGATGACCGCGCACGGCCTGCCCGAGGTGACCCGGGCCATCGCCGAGCAGGCGGACCGCGTCGTCCACACCTCCACGCTCTACCTCAATCGCCCCATGGTCGAACTCGCGGAGCGCATCGCTCAGTTGAGCGGCATTCCGGATGCCCGGGTCTTCTTCACCACGTCCGGCACCGAGGCGAACGACACCGCCCTGCTGCTGGCCACCACGCATCGGCGCGGAAACACCGTGCTGGCCATGCGCAACAGCTACCACGGGCGGTCGTTCGGCTCCGTCGGTGTCACGGGCAACCGCGGTTGGTCCCCGACCTCCCTGTCGCCTCTTCAGACCCTCTACGTCCACGGTGGAGTCCGCACCCGCGGGCCCTACGCGCACCTCGACGACGCCGGCTTCATCGCCGCCTGCGTGGACGACCTCACTGACCTGCTCGGCCAGACCCGACCACCGGCCGCCCTGATCGCCGAACCGATCCAGGGGGTCGGCGGTTTCACCTCGCCGCCCGACGGACTCTACGCCGCCTTCCGCCAGGTGCTGCGCGACCGGGGCATCCTCTGGATCTCCGACGAGGTGCAGACCGGTTGGGGCCGCACCGGCGAGCATTTCTGGGGGTGGCAGGCGCACGCCCGCAGTGGCCCGCCCGACATCGTCACGTTCGCCAAGGGACTCGGCAACGGGATGTCCGTCGGCGGGGTGATCGCCCGTGCGGAGATCATGAACTGCCTGGACGCCAACAGCCTCTCCACCTTCGGCGGTACCCAGGTGACCATGGCCGCCGCCCTCGCCAACCTGACCCACCTGCTGGAACACGACCTCCAGGGCAACGCCAGGAGAGTCGGGGGACTGCTCCTCGAACGGTTGCGGGGCGTCGCGGCCGGCGTCCCGCACGTCCGGGAGGTACGCGGGCGCGGACTGATGCTCGGTGTCGAACTCACCCGGCCCGGAACCGACGAGGCCGACCCGGAGGCCGCCTCCGCCGTGTTGGAGGAGGCGCGCTCCGGCGGCCTCCTCGTGGGCAAGGGCGGCGGCTACGGCACCAGTACCCTGCGCGTCACACCGCCGCTCAGCCTCACCGTGGCGGAGGCGGAGGAGGGCGCCGAGATCCTCGCCCGCGCGCTGCGCGGCCTCTGA